From the Lactuca sativa cultivar Salinas chromosome 9, Lsat_Salinas_v11, whole genome shotgun sequence genome, the window ATTACTTGCCTTCTAACCCGTGGACTCGTGGTACCCGAAGCCGGATACGGATTCTGGTACGACCCATATGGATAAGCCGCCAAAAACCCGGAATCAGAACTCCGGAATATCATTGCACAAACCATCTCCCCAACCATTCCCACAAACGGGTTTGAAAAGCCGGTAGTGGGTGTCATTGGCCCATTAAAATTAGATGGCCCAAACGTATACCCTCCAAACGGGTGTGAGTGATTCACAATATGCTGCTGAGGCTGAAACTGTGACTGTGACTGAAAAGGCACCGGATGGGGATTGATTTGCTGATTCAGATGCAAAATCGCCCCGCCAGGTGCTGATGGTCTACTAGGTATGACTAACTCCGATTGGTGTTCGCTTTTCGATTCCAATTCCGATGATGGTGAATCGGAATTGGAATTGGGATTGGGATTGGAATTGCCACGTCCGTAGAGTGGAACTAAAGATGAGTTGGAGATGTGAGCTTTACAAACAGGGCATTTGGGTTGTTTATCGGATTCAAGAGTGGATGTTGCTTGGACATGGAGCCATTTGTAAATGCAAGGCCAACAGTAG encodes:
- the LOC111917007 gene encoding E3 ubiquitin-protein ligase RMA3, with product MALEETPFDSSGNVSLNKNSKPVSENSTGFCECNICLDSARDPVVTLCGHLYCWPCIYKWLHVQATSTLESDKQPKCPVCKAHISNSSLVPLYGRGNSNPNPNSNSDSPSSELESKSEHQSELVIPSRPSAPGGAILHLNQQINPHPVPFQSQSQFQPQQHIVNHSHPFGGYTFGPSNFNGPMTPTTGFSNPFVGMVGEMVCAMIFRSSDSGFLAAYPYGSYQNPYPASGTTSPRVRRQVMQVEKSLNRLTIFFFCCFMLCLFLF